In Candidatus Neomarinimicrobiota bacterium, one DNA window encodes the following:
- the der gene encoding ribosome biogenesis GTPase Der, giving the protein MANPVIAIVGRPNVGKSTFFNRMLRQKKAIVDAQEGITRDRIYGNMDWVGHNLTFIDTGGYIPEDLDIFNSAVRKQAQAAVSEADLILLMVDGREDPTSSDRSLAQFVRESGKKSILLVNKCDTLESNKQINGYYELAIDPIQPISALTGRLSGDLLDLILEQLNIKGAKPAEEEETGMRLAIVGMPNVGKSSLTNALLQKEQTIVTPIAGTTRDSIDSYLKYFGKTITLVDTAGLRKRSKVHDSIEFYSTVRTERAIEHADVALVLIDAEKGFGKQDKTIVDNVIKKGKGLIFLVNKWDLVEKDTHTVKEFTEEISYQFRSLVHYPILYISALTKQRVSKVLGIAQTVFETRQKSITTSKLNKFLHDVVIQQSPPATRGKVINLKYMTQVHIAPALFVIFTNYPKLVPTSYRRFIENQLREKFDLMGVPIRISFRNK; this is encoded by the coding sequence ATGGCAAACCCAGTCATAGCAATCGTAGGGCGACCCAATGTAGGAAAATCTACTTTTTTCAATCGTATGTTGAGACAGAAAAAAGCCATCGTGGATGCTCAGGAAGGGATTACCAGAGATCGCATTTATGGCAATATGGATTGGGTTGGCCATAATCTTACATTTATAGATACGGGTGGTTATATCCCGGAAGATTTGGACATATTCAATAGTGCCGTTCGAAAGCAAGCCCAAGCGGCTGTGTCTGAAGCTGACTTGATATTACTTATGGTAGATGGTCGGGAAGATCCTACTTCATCTGACAGATCATTGGCCCAATTCGTTCGAGAGTCGGGAAAAAAATCTATCCTATTGGTGAATAAATGTGACACTCTCGAATCGAATAAACAGATTAATGGATATTATGAATTAGCCATCGACCCAATTCAACCTATATCTGCATTAACAGGACGTCTATCGGGCGATTTATTAGACCTTATTTTGGAACAGCTCAATATTAAGGGAGCCAAACCGGCAGAAGAGGAAGAAACTGGCATGCGACTGGCCATTGTGGGTATGCCCAATGTTGGAAAATCATCTCTCACAAATGCTTTACTGCAAAAAGAACAGACAATTGTAACGCCTATTGCGGGAACCACCCGAGATTCCATTGACTCTTATTTAAAATATTTTGGTAAAACCATTACATTGGTTGATACGGCTGGACTTCGAAAGCGGAGTAAAGTGCATGACAGTATTGAATTCTATAGTACGGTTCGCACCGAGCGGGCTATTGAACATGCTGATGTTGCACTTGTTTTGATTGATGCTGAAAAAGGATTTGGTAAACAGGATAAGACCATAGTGGACAATGTTATAAAAAAAGGTAAAGGATTGATTTTCTTAGTGAATAAATGGGATTTAGTTGAAAAGGACACTCATACAGTAAAAGAGTTCACTGAAGAAATTAGTTACCAATTTCGCTCACTCGTGCATTATCCTATTCTTTATATTTCTGCATTAACCAAACAACGTGTATCTAAGGTGTTGGGAATTGCACAGACTGTTTTTGAAACGCGGCAAAAATCCATTACCACATCTAAATTAAATAAATTTTTGCATGATGTTGTTATCCAGCAGTCGCCCCCGGCTACACGAGGAAAAGTGATTAATCTAAAGTATATGACTCAAGTCCATATTGCACCAGCCCTCTTTGTCATTTTCACCAACTATCCGAAATTGGTTCCTACAAGTTATAGGCGATTTATTGAGAATCAATTGCGGGAAAAATTTGACCTGATGGGTGTGCCGATTCGAATATCATTTCGCAATAAATGA
- a CDS encoding YigZ family protein: MIVPQGRSEAHFKEQRSEFIGLLFPLDSGDSFQSILKVLKSDYSKARHICWAYRIHDGNEITENSSDSGEPSGTAGIPILNQIRKKDAINIAVFVLRYFGGIKLGKRGLIDAHGKTAAETIQSAVFNNWNPMIELSIKADLKYYGDVLQVLAKFDGKILDNYSDSNLKLKINIPVEKRKILKESLIGGAFGDVLIKRSEREPNQGG, translated from the coding sequence ATGATCGTACCTCAGGGCAGAAGCGAGGCCCATTTCAAAGAACAACGATCGGAATTTATTGGTTTACTTTTTCCACTGGATTCAGGAGATTCATTTCAATCCATCCTTAAAGTATTAAAAAGTGATTATTCTAAAGCGCGCCATATTTGTTGGGCTTATCGAATCCATGATGGGAATGAAATAACTGAAAACAGTTCTGATTCAGGCGAACCGAGTGGTACGGCGGGTATACCTATTTTGAACCAGATTCGAAAAAAAGATGCCATAAATATAGCTGTGTTCGTTTTGAGGTATTTTGGCGGTATAAAACTGGGTAAACGGGGATTGATTGATGCTCATGGAAAAACGGCTGCAGAAACCATTCAGTCGGCTGTATTTAATAATTGGAACCCCATGATTGAACTATCGATTAAAGCTGATTTAAAATATTATGGCGATGTCCTACAGGTTTTAGCAAAATTTGACGGTAAAATACTGGATAATTATTCTGATTCGAATTTGAAATTGAAAATAAATATCCCTGTGGAAAAGAGAAAAATTTTAAAAGAAAGTTTAATCGGTGGTGCGTTTGGAGATGTTTTGATAAAGAGAAGCGAGCGCGAACCAAACCAAGGAGGGTAG
- a CDS encoding DUF3604 domain-containing protein, producing the protein MTQSKKLKIAAFIILALLFIGSIVFKALMPSGPITDFVPNPISDKTRTDRFREENQLSPNPLKNLYFGDLHVHTSLSLDAYVGGTLANPDDAYKFARGEAIEIFGRPVKIDRPLDFSAVTDHAEGLGEIMTIQNPEEPAHKAIMPRLFRSIHEPNEPMFSELNPDIPVYLDTTRQLQLFNIAHDQAGNPNPTHPRFFRGYNTTIKAWDVILDAAEKHYDPGTFTTLAGYEWSKTSGHAHLHKNIIFRDMMVPDYPLSSFELRHEESLWNWLKEITNEGATVMAIPHNTNLAEGGAFTDRDENGNPMTSEYAQLRQDFEPLVEVTQAKGSSEVHAAFWKNDEFSGYENYSFDPPMENNYVRWALKKGLEHEDTHGVNPFKFGMIGSTDTHTATPGKVEENSNTGNNAIADFFPEARATNRWVLDQSYMVHEVVNPGGMVAVWAEENTRGYLYDALKAKECYATSGSRIQLRFFGGNGFNNKFNSNDELVKNGYTNGVPMGSDLAGDIQEAEFLIWAKKDSIGANLDRIQVVKGWHKNGKLHEKIFDVAISDGRNVADDGTVPDNGATVDLKTGAWSKDKGAKELLVIWNDPEFDPQAKAFYYVRVIEIPTASWQLWDQIRYGTKYSDRISMTVRERAWSSPIWYSPDR; encoded by the coding sequence ATGACTCAATCAAAAAAGCTTAAAATTGCCGCATTCATTATCCTTGCTCTTTTATTTATTGGGAGTATCGTTTTCAAGGCGCTTATGCCCAGCGGACCGATTACAGACTTTGTGCCCAACCCCATTTCGGATAAAACACGCACCGATCGATTTAGAGAAGAAAACCAATTATCACCCAATCCATTGAAAAACCTCTATTTTGGGGATTTACACGTACATACCTCTCTATCTTTGGATGCTTATGTTGGGGGCACTTTGGCGAACCCCGATGATGCCTATAAGTTTGCACGAGGAGAAGCCATTGAAATTTTTGGAAGACCTGTAAAGATTGATCGCCCTCTCGATTTTTCTGCTGTAACAGATCATGCTGAAGGTCTGGGTGAAATAATGACTATCCAAAACCCAGAAGAACCGGCACATAAGGCGATTATGCCCAGATTGTTTCGTTCTATCCATGAACCGAATGAACCCATGTTTTCAGAACTTAATCCTGATATTCCCGTATATCTTGACACAACTCGACAACTGCAACTTTTCAATATTGCCCATGACCAAGCAGGCAATCCAAATCCGACTCATCCCCGTTTCTTCCGAGGCTATAACACCACCATCAAAGCGTGGGATGTTATTTTGGATGCAGCCGAAAAACACTATGATCCGGGAACGTTTACCACATTGGCAGGATATGAGTGGTCCAAAACAAGCGGACATGCTCACCTTCATAAAAATATTATTTTCCGCGATATGATGGTGCCGGACTATCCCTTGAGTTCATTCGAATTACGGCATGAAGAATCCCTGTGGAATTGGCTAAAGGAGATTACCAATGAAGGCGCCACTGTTATGGCAATACCTCATAACACCAATTTGGCTGAAGGAGGCGCTTTTACCGATCGAGATGAAAACGGAAATCCCATGACATCAGAATATGCCCAACTGCGCCAAGATTTTGAACCGTTGGTAGAGGTCACTCAGGCCAAAGGTAGCTCAGAAGTCCATGCCGCTTTTTGGAAAAATGATGAATTTTCCGGTTATGAAAACTATTCCTTCGATCCACCAATGGAAAATAATTATGTGCGCTGGGCTCTTAAAAAAGGACTCGAGCATGAGGATACTCATGGTGTAAATCCCTTCAAATTCGGAATGATTGGTAGCACAGACACCCATACTGCAACACCGGGGAAAGTTGAGGAAAATAGTAATACTGGCAATAATGCTATTGCAGATTTTTTTCCTGAAGCACGTGCGACCAATCGCTGGGTTCTAGATCAATCATATATGGTGCATGAAGTAGTTAATCCCGGAGGAATGGTGGCTGTATGGGCCGAAGAAAATACCCGCGGATATTTGTACGATGCTCTAAAGGCAAAAGAATGTTATGCCACCAGTGGCAGCCGAATCCAGTTACGATTTTTTGGCGGCAACGGATTCAATAACAAATTTAACTCAAATGATGAGTTAGTGAAAAATGGATATACCAATGGGGTACCAATGGGTAGTGATCTTGCGGGAGACATTCAAGAAGCAGAATTCCTGATCTGGGCCAAAAAAGATTCAATCGGTGCAAATTTAGATAGAATTCAAGTGGTAAAAGGATGGCATAAAAATGGGAAACTCCATGAAAAAATATTTGATGTAGCAATCTCTGATGGAAGAAACGTCGCTGACGATGGGACGGTCCCGGATAATGGCGCCACAGTGGATCTAAAAACGGGCGCATGGTCCAAGGATAAAGGTGCCAAAGAACTATTGGTTATTTGGAATGATCCGGAATTTGACCCCCAAGCTAAAGCCTTTTATTATGTACGTGTAATTGAGATTCCCACCGCCAGTTGGCAGTTGTGGGACCAAATTCGATACGGCACAAAGTATTCTGACCGAATTTCAATGACCGTTCGTGAAAGAGCATGGTCGTCCCCTATTTGGTACTCTCCGGACCGATAA
- a CDS encoding DEAD/DEAH box helicase has product MDNFKQTRLHPDILKAIAEMGFETPTPIQAKTIPHLMASAHDLIATAQTGTGKTAAFGLPSIHLTDVEDRNTQTIVLCPTRELCMQIAKDLAQYSKYIKGMNILAVYGGASIQPQIKQLNKGAQIVVGTPGRTKDLIKRKKLDISHVARVVLDEADEMLTMGFKEDLEMILSKTPKDKQTLLFSATMSKRVVSITKSYMKDPLEIAAARMNIGADNVQHVYYMVNAKDRYEVIKRVADINPDIYGIVFCRTRRETKEVANKLMHDGYNADTLHGDLSQQQRDDVMERFRKRQLQILVATDVAARGLDVDNLSHIINFNLPDDDEIYVHRSGRTGRAGNKGVSIVIVHTREMRKIREIEKKSSISFKKEMVPSGLDICQKRLYTLIDNVNNVNVDEKLIGQFLPDIYKKLEYLDREELIKHFVSTEFNRYLSYYKNARDINISGKDRGEKRGRREQVSRDERYNTPFAGFYVNVGFQQKVNPGRLIGLINECLKSGDAVIGNIEVMKTFSFFELDKQWESKLFEGMKGKNFEGIPLTLEGDKGSPSGKSSSKGKSNYQGKKGGRGRARPNRNEGGRRRRRR; this is encoded by the coding sequence ATGGACAATTTTAAACAGACACGACTTCATCCCGATATCCTTAAAGCAATTGCTGAAATGGGATTCGAAACACCCACGCCCATCCAGGCGAAAACGATTCCACATTTGATGGCATCTGCACACGATTTGATCGCCACCGCCCAAACGGGAACTGGCAAAACGGCGGCCTTTGGCTTGCCATCCATCCATTTGACTGATGTGGAAGATCGAAATACACAGACAATTGTGCTTTGCCCAACGCGGGAATTATGTATGCAGATTGCCAAAGATCTTGCCCAATATTCGAAATATATCAAGGGGATGAATATTCTTGCTGTGTATGGTGGTGCCAGCATCCAACCCCAGATTAAACAATTAAATAAAGGTGCCCAAATTGTTGTTGGTACACCGGGACGTACAAAAGATCTTATTAAACGAAAAAAACTAGATATCAGTCATGTTGCCCGAGTGGTTCTTGATGAGGCAGATGAAATGCTTACCATGGGATTTAAGGAAGATTTAGAGATGATTCTTTCCAAAACGCCCAAGGATAAACAGACTTTACTTTTTTCCGCAACCATGTCAAAACGAGTGGTTTCTATTACCAAATCCTACATGAAAGACCCATTGGAGATTGCCGCTGCTCGAATGAATATTGGCGCCGATAATGTGCAGCACGTTTATTATATGGTAAACGCCAAGGATCGATACGAAGTAATTAAACGGGTGGCGGATATTAATCCTGATATTTATGGTATTGTTTTTTGCCGCACTCGCCGTGAAACAAAAGAGGTGGCCAATAAACTGATGCATGACGGTTATAATGCCGATACGCTCCATGGCGATTTGTCTCAGCAACAGCGCGATGATGTTATGGAAAGGTTTCGGAAGCGCCAATTACAAATTTTAGTCGCCACGGATGTGGCTGCCCGAGGGTTGGATGTGGATAATCTCTCTCATATAATCAACTTTAATCTTCCCGATGATGATGAAATTTATGTCCACCGTAGCGGCCGAACAGGTCGGGCGGGAAATAAGGGTGTTTCTATTGTAATCGTCCATACACGAGAGATGCGAAAAATTCGTGAGATTGAGAAAAAATCGAGCATTTCGTTTAAAAAAGAAATGGTTCCCAGTGGATTGGATATTTGCCAAAAACGATTATATACATTAATTGACAATGTAAATAATGTAAATGTTGATGAAAAACTAATTGGACAATTTCTCCCTGATATTTATAAAAAGTTGGAATATTTAGACAGAGAAGAATTAATCAAACATTTTGTATCTACGGAGTTCAACAGGTATTTATCCTATTATAAAAATGCCCGAGATATCAATATTTCCGGTAAGGATAGGGGCGAGAAAAGAGGTCGGCGCGAACAGGTAAGTCGAGACGAACGGTATAATACACCTTTTGCAGGATTTTATGTTAATGTTGGATTTCAACAAAAAGTGAATCCCGGCCGTCTCATTGGTTTGATTAACGAATGTTTAAAATCAGGTGATGCCGTAATTGGAAATATAGAAGTAATGAAAACTTTTTCCTTTTTTGAGTTAGATAAGCAATGGGAATCAAAATTATTTGAAGGTATGAAGGGAAAAAATTTCGAAGGTATTCCTTTAACACTTGAAGGGGATAAAGGCAGTCCCAGCGGCAAAAGTAGTTCAAAGGGGAAATCGAATTATCAAGGTAAAAAGGGTGGTCGAGGCAGAGCAAGGCCTAATCGGAATGAAGGAGGCCGCCGCCGTAGAAGACGGTAA
- a CDS encoding glycoside hydrolase family 95 protein has protein sequence MKNLLSVLCLLLLFGCNTIPKQERTLWYNTPAETWNEALPIGNGRIGAMVFGRPETERIQLNDDSMWPGSPEWGNPPGLPEDLKKIRELLMAGNHVSADKMVIDKFSRKSVVRSHQTLGDLWLDFDHEDVTDYHRELDLNNAVIRISYNVNGDRVTQSIFASAPDQAIIMEVSTNSKFGLNGTIRLTRPLDEGFPTVKTRAENNMLIMNGEVTQRGGMVDSKPMPILHGVKFETRVHVKNKGGSITPSDDHLFLDGVKTATFYIVNNTDFYFEDYSQKNSDQLRNIVNKGFDALLRFHQKDYQLLFNRVTIDLNNNGNPDIPTDQRLDNIKKGQPDRGMEELLFQYGRYLLISSSRRGTNPANLQGLWNPHIKAPWNADYHLNINLQMNYWPAMTTNLMELQLPLFDFGDRLVKRGKSTAKENFGIDGAMIPHATDLWAPAWLRAPTAYWGASFGAGGWLAQHYWRHYEFTGDKAFLKDRVYPVLHEIAQFYADWLMVDPRDGTLISAPATSPENRFFDKDGNKVATCLGSAMDQQVIAEVFDHYVEMCSLLNLNPPLMNEIVEKRKILRSGMVIGSNGRILEWDREYDEPEKGHRHMSHLYAFHPGDAVSKKDTPVLFDAVKKTLAYRLEHGGAGTGWSRAWLINCYGRLMEGDLAYAHIQQLFQRSIQLNLFDSHPPFQIDGNFGYTAGVVEMLLQSFEDNTIRILPALPEAWSSGNVTGLTAKGNFIVDIHWENNRLKKAVVTAPIGGKTNLIYGEKIIPVALMPNESFTHRND, from the coding sequence ATGAAAAATCTTCTTTCCGTCCTTTGTTTACTTTTATTATTTGGGTGTAATACCATCCCAAAACAAGAACGCACCCTTTGGTATAATACTCCCGCTGAAACATGGAATGAAGCACTGCCAATCGGTAACGGCCGCATCGGTGCCATGGTATTCGGACGGCCTGAAACTGAACGGATTCAACTCAATGATGATTCAATGTGGCCCGGAAGCCCTGAGTGGGGAAATCCACCGGGACTGCCTGAAGATCTAAAAAAAATACGTGAATTGCTTATGGCCGGGAATCATGTTTCGGCCGATAAAATGGTGATTGATAAATTTTCCAGGAAATCTGTGGTGCGTTCTCATCAGACTTTGGGCGATCTCTGGCTGGACTTTGATCATGAAGATGTTACCGATTACCACCGTGAGTTGGATTTGAATAATGCGGTCATTCGTATTTCCTATAATGTAAATGGTGATCGAGTTACCCAAAGTATATTCGCATCGGCACCAGACCAAGCTATAATTATGGAAGTGTCCACTAATTCTAAGTTCGGATTGAATGGGACGATTCGTTTAACGCGTCCCTTAGATGAAGGATTTCCAACAGTGAAAACGCGAGCAGAAAACAATATGCTCATCATGAATGGTGAAGTGACTCAGCGGGGTGGTATGGTAGACAGTAAACCAATGCCGATTTTGCATGGAGTTAAATTCGAAACGCGCGTCCATGTGAAAAACAAAGGTGGAAGTATTACCCCAAGTGACGACCATCTATTTCTTGATGGAGTCAAAACAGCCACTTTTTATATTGTGAACAATACGGATTTCTACTTTGAAGATTATTCACAAAAAAATTCAGATCAATTACGCAATATTGTGAATAAAGGGTTTGATGCACTCTTACGATTTCACCAAAAGGATTATCAATTATTATTTAACCGAGTAACAATTGATCTAAATAATAATGGCAACCCTGATATTCCTACGGATCAACGTCTTGATAATATTAAAAAAGGTCAACCAGATCGGGGCATGGAAGAATTATTGTTCCAATACGGTCGCTATTTGCTCATCAGTTCATCCCGTCGCGGAACCAATCCTGCCAATCTCCAGGGGTTGTGGAATCCTCACATAAAAGCACCGTGGAACGCGGATTACCATTTGAATATTAATCTTCAGATGAATTATTGGCCCGCTATGACCACCAATTTGATGGAATTGCAATTGCCTCTTTTTGATTTCGGTGATCGATTGGTGAAGCGAGGGAAGTCAACGGCAAAAGAGAATTTCGGAATAGACGGTGCTATGATACCCCACGCTACAGATTTATGGGCACCGGCTTGGCTCCGAGCTCCAACGGCCTATTGGGGAGCATCATTCGGTGCTGGAGGATGGCTCGCCCAGCATTACTGGCGTCACTATGAATTCACTGGTGATAAGGCATTCTTAAAAGATCGCGTTTATCCCGTTCTCCATGAGATTGCACAATTTTATGCCGATTGGCTAATGGTTGACCCGAGGGATGGAACACTTATATCGGCACCGGCCACATCACCAGAGAATCGATTTTTTGATAAAGATGGAAATAAAGTAGCCACATGTCTAGGTAGCGCCATGGATCAACAGGTGATTGCCGAGGTTTTTGACCATTATGTTGAAATGTGCAGTTTACTGAATTTGAATCCACCTTTAATGAATGAGATTGTAGAAAAACGAAAAATACTTCGGTCGGGCATGGTTATTGGTTCAAATGGACGGATTTTAGAATGGGACAGGGAATATGATGAGCCGGAAAAAGGTCATCGTCACATGTCTCATTTGTACGCATTTCACCCGGGAGATGCTGTGAGTAAAAAGGATACGCCAGTATTATTTGATGCTGTTAAGAAGACATTGGCGTATCGATTAGAACATGGTGGCGCGGGAACTGGATGGAGCCGCGCTTGGCTTATTAATTGTTATGGTAGATTGATGGAAGGAGATTTGGCCTATGCCCATATTCAACAATTATTTCAGCGGTCGATTCAATTAAATTTATTTGATTCTCATCCTCCATTCCAGATTGATGGGAATTTTGGATATACTGCAGGTGTTGTAGAAATGCTACTCCAATCCTTTGAGGATAATACAATTCGCATACTTCCGGCTCTACCTGAAGCATGGTCCAGTGGAAATGTAACAGGATTGACCGCAAAGGGTAATTTCATTGTGGATATCCATTGGGAAAATAATCGGCTAAAAAAGGCGGTTGTCACCGCACCTATCGGTGGAAAGACAAATTTAATTTATGGTGAAAAAATAATACCCGTTGCGCTCATGCCAAATGAATCATTTACTCATAGGAATGATTAA